DNA from Thermococcus bergensis:
TTCATCGAGGATCAGCTTAACTGTTTCCTCCTCACTCCTCTCGCTTTTTTCCACAGTACCGACCTTGAAGCCAGCTTTTCTAAGAGCGTCAGATATTTTCTCATCGTACCTTATGTTCAGAACGCTTCTAATCTCGGGGAAAATTTCAGACAACCCTATTAAAACCTCCGCCATGTGCTCACTTGCCCCAAACTCCGGAGGCAAAGCATAAACTTTTCCTTTTACTACCGTTATCCTTCCTGGAATTGCTGCGACATCATTCTTTTCTTTTGGATTTGGAAGAGAATAGGCAAAGTTGCTCCTAATTTCAGGTATGAGCTCTAAGAACTTCTCATCACGAAGCAGTTCATTTAAAGCCAAGGATAGCTCCTCTAAAATTTGGGTTCTTGAGGGTTCTTCAGTAAATATCTCCCCACATAACGACTCATCCGTACTTCCGACGTATTCTAAATAACCTTTGCAGAGAACGCCACTTTTAAACATTTCAAAGAACTTCCTGTTCAGAAACCTCACCACGTCCTCTTTCCTAGCCCCATACAAAATAAGCCCCGCAACTTCTTCAGAAACTTTTTCAATTTCTCTGCCGAGCTCACCACCCAACTTCTTATACTTCCCGGTTAGGTATTTGCTGACCATTGCCTGGGTAATTCCCAGATGTTCCGCTATTTTCATCTGGGTTAAGCCTTTGGAGTATAAAATCCGAGCAACATTCGCCCTAAGGTTGGGCATAACTTCCTCAGCCCAGAATTCACAAGGGGTTTTCATGACCTTCACCAGTTGTTCATTTTTAAAACTAAGTTATAAACCTTTTCCAGAAAAGCTTATATCTCTAACCCTCTTTTTAACCACTGTGAGGAAATATGAAACTAATTAAAATAATACCCATTTTCCTGATAATTTTTTCTCTCGGATGCATTACCGTTGAAGATGGGCTCTACTCATCCCCCATAAACTCTAATGTCAAAGTATACGTGCAGATAGAAGAAAAAAGCGCAGTTTTTGACTTTTCAGAAGTAGAAATAAAAGTGGGAGATAAAACGATAAGTGAATTCAATAAGCCCGTTTTTGTTGGATATGCAAGAGGAGAGAACGGAGAAGTCAACGTTGCATTCATTGCGGAAGCAAGAGTAAAAAACTGGTATGGAAAAAAAGGGCATGCTAAAAACCTGATTACACTTAAGCTCCCCTATGGAGAAGAAGTACTTGTTACCCTGGAGCTCTACTATCAAGATGAGAGCATTAGGATAAGAGCAGATAGAGATAAATCAGGAGTTATCGGTGAGAGCATTCCAAAAGATGTTTTTCTATCTCCAGAAGAAGCCCTGCTTGGAGAGATAAGAGATCTCTATGGAGAAATTCCACAAGGTATT
Protein-coding regions in this window:
- a CDS encoding thiamine-phosphate synthase family protein, producing the protein MKTPCEFWAEEVMPNLRANVARILYSKGLTQMKIAEHLGITQAMVSKYLTGKYKKLGGELGREIEKVSEEVAGLILYGARKEDVVRFLNRKFFEMFKSGVLCKGYLEYVGSTDESLCGEIFTEEPSRTQILEELSLALNELLRDEKFLELIPEIRSNFAYSLPNPKEKNDVAAIPGRITVVKGKVYALPPEFGASEHMAEVLIGLSEIFPEIRSVLNIRYDEKISDALRKAGFKVGTVEKSERSEEETVKLILDEFKKKGVLDAIIDKGGFGIEPCVYIFGKNPVEVVEKVKKLESLL